The following are encoded together in the Culex pipiens pallens isolate TS chromosome 1, TS_CPP_V2, whole genome shotgun sequence genome:
- the LOC120431798 gene encoding tigger transposable element-derived protein 1-like, whose amino-acid sequence MEGEAESTSSRNSPPATKRRRIMPLSEKFTIVNRLAAGEGSSRIARDHDVAESAVRRIGKQQATIRAAVATLGEEGAEAALRQRNLRLYKMESCLLVWLEDMRAKRLPVWCSKICSKAVQIYEAIGELGYEDSAEFLASFGWFTRFRKKYGLTEVRPHADRVPPIEVEFLASVKNMIRDGGFSREQIFMAERTTFWWKRFPGLAEQESVSLMLCCNASGDFVTYQRLEEEDDKTVQFLTWFIEQFVPHKTTYLQVNELDKDSMLVLASDESYPQDLYEDSIKIVYLPPECNSSLLPAVQGILQHLNAVYLKNLSEYLIAEVNTGMPLRVVWHRFTLDQAMQLLSKCIAQLHKSTLAIAWIKLFQDIPGRFCNEMILRQITANAATLKINNNSINLARKLITPAELTTEEVIELFHKQQMERIRLEGLRTEVKQEPVDPTLISELDRHLAALAEARAFFMAHDRNGLRQKLITKRLEQVCGWAGEMRSELVEQVGERSEETGATVVDGSGAEVMASCELYEEITIKEETLGFDSEGE is encoded by the coding sequence TCTTCCCGCAATTCCCCACCCGCCACCAAGCGGCGCCGCATCATGCCGCTGAGCGAAAAGTTCACCATCGTGAACCGGCTGGCCGCGGGCGAGGGCAGTTCGCGGATCGCTCGCGATCACGACGTGGCCGAGTCGGCCGTTCGGCGCATCGGCAAGCAGCAAGCCACCATCCGGGCCGCGGTAGCGACGCTCGGTGAAGAGGGCGCCGAGGCAGCGCTCCGGCAGCGGAACCTGCGGCTGTACAAGATGGAGTCGTGCCTGCTGGTTTGGCTGGAGGACATGAGGGCGAAACGGTTGCCGGTTTGGTGCTCGAAGATTTGCTCGAAGGCGGTGCAGATTTACGAGGCGATCGGGGAGCTGGGGTACGAGGACTCGGCGGAGTTTTTGGCCAGCTTTGGGTGGTTCACGAGGTTTCGCAAGAAGTATGGGTTGACGGAGGTGCGACCGCACGCGGATCGGGTGCCGCCGATCGAGGTTGAGTTCCTGGCGTCTGTGAAGAACATGATCCGGGATGGCGGGTTCTCGCGGGAGCAGATCTTCATGGCGGAGAGGACTACGTTCTGGTGGAAACGGTTTCCGGGGTTGGCGGAACAGGAGAGCGTCAGTTTGATGCTGTGCTGTAACGCTTCTGGAGATTTTGTAACGTATCAAAGGTTGGAGGAAGAGGACGATAAGACGGTACAGTTCCTAACCTGGTTTATCGAGCAGTTTGTGCCGCATAAGACCACGTATTTGCAGGTCAACGAACTCGACAAAGATTCCATGCTCGTTCTGGCTTCCGACGAAAGCTATCCTCAAGATCTGTACGAGGACTCAATCAAAATAGTGTACCTTCCCCCGGAATGCAACTCTTCCCTTCTGCCAGCGGTTCAGGGAATCCTCCAGCACCTGAACGCCGTATACCTCAAGAACCTGTCCGAGTACCTGATCGCCGAAGTCAACACCGGCATGCCCCTCCGTGTGGTGTGGCACAGGTTCACCCTGGACCAAGCCATGCAGCTGCTGTCCAAGTGCATCGCCCAGCTGCACAAATCCACCCTCGCGATCGCCTGGATCAAGCTGTTCCAAGACATTCCGGGTCGGTTCTGCAACGAAATGATCCTGCGCCAAATTACCGCGAACGCCGCCACCctcaaaatcaacaacaattcAATCAACCTCGCTCGCAAGCTCATCACCCCGGCCGAACTGACCACCGAAGAGGTGATCGAACTGTTCCACAAGCAGCAGATGGAAAGGATCCGCCTTGAGGGTCTCCGAACGGAGGTCAAGCAGGAACCGGTTGACCCCACGCTGATCTCGGAACTCGACCGCCATCTGGCGGCGCTTGCCGAAGCACGGGCGTTTTTCATGGCCCACGACCGGAACGGGTTGCGGCAGAAGTTGATCACGAAGCGGCTCGAGCAGGTTTGTGGCTGGGCGGGTGAGATGCGATCGGAACTGGTGGAACAGGTGGGTGAGCGATCGGAGGAGACAGGGGCGACGGTGGTGGACGGAAGTGGAGCTGAAGTGATGGCAAGCTGTGAATTGTATGAAGAGATTACCATCAAGGAGGAGACGTTGGGTTTTGATTCGGAGGGGGAGTGA